A genomic segment from Amphiura filiformis chromosome 10, Afil_fr2py, whole genome shotgun sequence encodes:
- the LOC140161952 gene encoding uncharacterized protein, with the protein MEILNRPIDRKDLVLESGLNIGLNESVMNTRIFEGDINETGWLPKAPSAQLTDHGFCKFSEIMEENARIVFTPVQHNNNLFTLEAMQSICRLQKTVHATFATSGHRTYLNMSYNELDQCGGVWSILDAVTSINNKTNCDQITEDDLLRLVELLKTCISYYKLGLLTDTCDNSKFKCQIKVPDNCFTNNTVVMEENARIVFTPVQHNNNLFTLEAMQSICRLQKTVHATFATSGHRTYLNMSYNELDQCGGVWSILDAVTSINNKTNCDQITEDDLLRLVELLKTCISYYKLGLLTDTCDNSKFKCQIKVPDNCFTNNTVVMEENARIVFTPVQHNNNLFTLEAMQSICRLQKTVHATFATSGHRTYLNMSYNELDQCGGVWSILDAVTSINNKTNCDQITEDDLLRLVELLKTCISYYKLGLLTDTCDNSKFKCQIKVPDNCFTNNTVVMSSQTDYPMFTPDHPMEKYEQIYKKTYNFEQEDIKVKLLPYVVVFGAIPNEHRSMWDPDSMSADTVTLDDTFDVSDPKSQQWLMEFCRDILKQPFVNNQYDVHCFIDVVKSHMQKPCSANPVRMVSDTCCNRMDFPYPKEDFKICVPIVCGIFMDCGGLITATFNKPTPYGPLYSGDNNTISAIAIVATSIYKDNTEYSPMEEFWTTANSWTSNQIKDAPAGMRHGWFITIGHYQVTFYAIQVGLAQGTLQSIGMSLVIGALVLFLTTRNALIAFLAILSVAGSIFATIGALILLGWHLDIIESILLSICVGLSVDFATHYGVAYRVAPVTDRQGRSEFALQTLGSAITAAAISTFMAGAMTMPAQILSYSQLGVFLMIIMSVSWLYAKFFFLSICRTFGPSNNTAHISLPGCGREDQLEPENTIKNNTSRNTYHTDVFAAAMYYQMCKAQRAVMCPE; encoded by the exons ATGGAAATACTCAATAGGCCTATCGATCGAAAAGATTTAGTGTTGGAATCAGGTTTAAATATTGGACTGAATGAATCAGTTATGAATACTAGGATATTTGAAGGTGATATCAACGAGACAGGTTGGTTGCCTAAGGCACCTAGTGCTCAACTTACTGACCATGGCTTTTGCAAATTCTCAGAGATAA TGGAAGAGAACGCCAGAATAGTCTTTACTCCTGTTCAACATAATAACAACCTCTTCACATTAGAAGCTATGCAGTCGATTTGTAGACTTCAAAAGACTGTACATGCTACTTTTGCCACTAGTGGACATCGTACTTACCTTAATATGTCTTACAATGAATTAGATCAGTGTGGTGGCGTGTGGTCTATCCTGGACGCAGTAACTTCTATCAACAACAAGACTAATTGTGATCAGATCACAGAAGACGATTTGTTGAGATTGGTTGAACTTTTGAAAACTTGCATCTCTTATTACAAGCTGGGTCTTTTAACAGACACATGTGATAACAGCAAGTTTAAGTGCCAAATCAAGGTTCCAGATAATTGTTTTACAAACAATACAGTTGTTA TGGAAGAGAACGCCAGAATAGTCTTTACTCCTGTTCAACATAATAACAACCTCTTCACATTAGAAGCTATGCAGTCGATTTGTAGACTTCAAAAGACTGTACATGCTACTTTTGCCACTAGTGGACATCGTACTTACCTTAATATGTCTTACAATGAATTAGATCAGTGTGGTGGCGTGTGGTCTATCCTGGACGCAGTAACTTCTATCAACAACAAGACTAATTGTGATCAGATCACAGAAGACGATTTGTTGAGATTGGTTGAACTTTTGAAAACTTGCATCTCTTATTACAAGCTGGGTCTTTTAACAGACACATGTGATAACAGCAAGTTTAAGTGCCAAATCAAGGTTCCAGATAATTGTTTTACAAACAATACAGTTGTTA TGGAAGAGAACGCCAGAATAGTCTTTACTCCTGTTCAACATAATAACAACCTCTTCACATTAGAAGCTATGCAGTCGATTTGTAGACTTCAAAAGACTGTACATGCTACTTTTGCCACTAGTGGACATCGTACTTACCTTAATATGTCTTACAATGAATTAGATCAGTGTGGTGGCGTGTGGTCTATCCTGGACGCAGTAACTTCTATCAACAACAAGACTAATTGTGATCAGATCACAGAAGACGATTTGTTGAGATTGGTTGAACTTTTGAAAACTTGCATCTCTTATTACAAGCTGGGTCTTTTAACAGACACATGTGATAACAGCAAGTTTAAGTGCCAAATCAAGGTTCCAGATAATTGTTTTACAAACAATACAGTTGTTA TGTCATCACAAACGGACTATCCAATGTTTACACCAGATCATCCAATGGAGAAATACGAGCAAATATACAAGAAAACCTACAATTTCGAGCAAGAAGATATCAAGGTTAAATTACTTCCGTATGTGGTTGTGTTTGGTGCAATCCCTAACGAGCACAGAAGTATGTGGGATCCAGACTCGATGTCAGCCGACACGGTCACGTTAGACGACACGTTTGATGTTAGTGATCCTAAGTCACAGCAATGGTTAATGGAGTTCTGTAGGGACATACTAAAACAACCATTTGTGAATAATCAGTATGATGTTCATTGTTTTATAGACGTAGTTAAATCACACATGCAAAAGCCCTGTTCTGCAAATCCTGTACGTATGGTATCAGATACATGCTGCAATCGAATGGACTTTCCTTATCCCAAGGAAGACTTTAAGATATGTGTTCCTATCGTATGTGGCATCTTTATGGATTGTGGGGGTTTGATAACAGCCACTTTTAACAAACCCACACCCTATGGACCATTGTATTCTGGTGACAACAACACAATTTCAGCTATCGCCATTGTTGCTACCAGCATCTACAAAGACAACACTGAATATTCCCCGATGGAAGAATTTTGGACTACAGCTAATTCGTGGACTTCCAATCAAATTAAGGATGCACCAGCTGGAATGAGACACGGCTGGTTTATAACAATTGGGCACTACCAAGTCACTTTTTATGCTATACAAGTTGGGTTGGCGCAGGGAACCTTGCAGAGTATAGGGATGTCATTAGTAATTGGCGCATTGGTTCTGTTTCTCACAACAAGAAACGCGCTTATCGCTTTTTTGGCTATTCTCTCTGTGGCAGGATCAATCTTTGCTACAATTGGAGCTCTGATACTTCTTGGATGGCACCTAGATATTATTGAAAGTATATTGCTATCTATATGTGTAGGGCTTTCCGTTGATTTTGCAACCCACTACGGTGTTGCATATCGTGTAGCTCCAGTAACTGATCGTCAAGGACGTAGTGAGTTCGCGTTACAGACTCTAGGTTCCGCAATAACTGCTGCAGCGATTTCGACATTTATGGCCGGTGCAATGACCATGCCGGCACAAATTTTGAGCTACTCGCAGCTTGGTGTTTTCTTGATGATTATAATGTCTGTGAGCTGGCTGTATGCTAAGTTCTTTTTCTTATCGATCTGCAGAACATTTGGACCTTCGAATAATACCGCACATATATCTTTACCAGGATGTGGCAGAGAGGATCAGTTAGAGCCAGAAAACACAATTAAAAACAATACAAGTAGGAATACTTATCACACTGATGTGTTTGCGGCAGCCATGTATTATCAAATGTGTAAAGCTCAGAgagctgtgatgtgccctgagtaa